In Styela clava chromosome 6, kaStyClav1.hap1.2, whole genome shotgun sequence, the genomic window GGTATATTTATAAAGCATAATTTTAGCTTAAAATGTAGCTGTGCTTTTGCTTGTATTTTCTACGTTTATATTTGGATTAAAGTATTAACACTTCCGAAAAAATGtttgaaagcaaaataaaatcagtttcTTCTTATGAATGGTGGAGTACTGATATTTTTTATCTTGTTTGTTGAATTTCATTTCATTAGAAAAATCCAAATTCTTCATCAACGAAGCAACCGATGTTATCATTATCAGAATGGACAGATTGGCAAACAAGATTTCAGTCTCCGAGTGTCAGTGGTCATTCTTCTGTCACAAACAACTTTGTTGAAGTGAGTGTTtacattatgacaaaacaattgaAATTAATAAGAATTTTCATATACCTAATTAAGCTTTAGAAATTTTGCACTGATCAGGTTCGATTTTGGTTTAAGTAAAACTTGTTGAATCCAGGTTCTTCCCATTACCTACATGATTTACGTATCGGTACTCTTCTAATAGTATTAATTGATGAACTCATATACCAACGAAATGTTAGATTGTATTTTGTGCTGTTTAAATCTGGTACCCATGTACGTTCACATGACTGGTTTATGTATATTCCCGTTCTTCGATACTGTACTCTATATCCAATGAAATCAGACAAGCTGGATGGATATGTATAGTTGAAAAAAGAGAAGACTCTGTTGTCatgatttttcaatttccatgtacttttttttgaaaataattttttttctctctctaACAGATAATGGAGATTTGTGATCTGGTTAAACAATCGGATGAAAAAAGTTTTGATGGAAATATTGCTCCTTTTTTGGGTGGAAAatacaacaaattaaaaattggcactgaaaagaaaaatatattagaCAGTTTCTTGGTTCCAAAAGAGAAACCTCTTAAAaagataacaaaacaaaaaataccagACCAAAAAATAGAACAGAAAAATTTATCGCCAGAAATGAGTACGGACACCGATTTTGAACCAGCACCACTGAAGAAAATATTTCCAGAgaagaaaaatttcaaatcaaaattgctTGAGTTTTCTGTTAATAATGTGTCTTCAGAATCTAACAGCAGAGATGATACTTTAACAGGAATTGAGTCTATTTTACATGATCCTGAATCTGGTAGTAATACCGCTGTGAGGAATTTAAATGGTACTAAGATAGTATCACAAGGAAATACTGTTGTGGGTGATAAACCGAATGATGAAGATGTTGAAATTGATATGATGCCTGATTTTGATATTGGAGATTGGGAATCGAACAACAATTCAAGGGAAAGAGTGAATGAGaatgaaaatagaaatattaacaaaaagGAAGAAGTTTTAAATGagcaaaaatttgaacaaattacTACATTTGACTcggaaaatcaaaaaatttgtctTGCTCAAGAAAGTGGTATTAACGTCCAATGCGCTTCTGAATGTCCAGAATCGAATGAAAATAGCCTTCTGATGAAACTAATTGATAATTTATCAGCTATTCCTACAGAAACTCCGGTTTTGCGaccaataaataaaaatcaatcgAGAAGAAATTCTATTGAAATTGATCTTCAAACTCCATCTTCATTTAGTTCTATTGATTTAGACTCAATGGATGAGTTCGATAATTCTGATTTTGAAGATTgtgaaactaaattaaaaaatcaagTTAAACCATTGAAAAGGGCTTGTTTTGCGCTTCGAGATGATGACAATGAGAACAATACTATTGATGATAGTTTGATGCtggaaaataaagaaaatacaaaaaaggcTGTTAATACAGTTTTAACCGAAACTGAAGCAAAATTGGAAGACAATTTCAATGAGGATGTAACCCACTCTGCGGAATATAAAACTGATTGTGATGTCATACAAAATAGTAATGAACCTGTTGATAGGACTCGAAGCAGTTTAATTCCAACGtcttcaaaaaataattctatATCTAAAAACGAAATGACAACTGATGCAGACGTTCATACCATTCAAAATAGCATAAACCAGACGAAGAAGGCACCAGACAAGCAAGCTACATTCAATACATCTGCTGATATGTTCGATGCGGAATTTgatgttaattttgattttggtAGTTTTGATGATTTTGAAAACTCTCACGAGTCTTTTACTGAAAAAAGTCCCGTGTTAAAGACTAAAAGGAGATCATCGAATAACTTCAATCCAAAATCTTCTCCagaaattatttcaataaaaccAGAGCAAAAAATGGAGACATCTCTTGCTCATGTAACGCTCACACAAAGGGTTGAAAATCGAGCTCTTTTCGCTGATTTACCAAAATGCCAATCTGATGTTAATATACCAGTCGCTGAAGTGAAACCACAACGATCTTCTTCATTTATTAATCTAGAAACTAATGATTATCAGAATGCCATTCCTACGACAACGGAACACGTACAAGTGCCAACTAGAATTGAAGGAAATGGTAATCCTGGAATGGGATATTCTGACGATGATACACTGCAAGAACAAATTCAGCAACCTAACGATTCATTGAAACGGAAAAGAGAATTTAATGATGATAACAACAATTCTACTTTTCGTAAGCGCCAGagaaaaatatcaaatggtTCTAGTTTTGTTGAATTCAAAAGTCCAAAATTCGAAACTCCAAAAACTTTACGAAGTTCGGAAGATTCTGAAGAATCTCCGATATGCATACGGAAGAAACGGACAAATAAACTACTCTTCTCACCTGAAAGTGAACTTTCTCAACTAGTTTTTACACCAAATGACAAGCAAGATCCTGATGAACACAAGCTTAATCTTCTCCGTAATTTGCATCCTAAAGAATCACCAATTATTGCAGCGCAgcgtaatataaaaaaaatgacaacaaaTAAGCACAGTACGCCAAAATGTCCGAAGTTTTCGAACGATGAAAAAGATTCTTCAGATGATGCCTTCGttggaaataataataatgtaagtattatttgttgttattataaGTTGTATCTTGTTTTGTTTGAAGAAATAAGAATATTATCTAACAAAAATTTAGAAAGGACTCTTCTCTGTGTTATATCTAGTCAAGAATTATTCAATATAGGAATATTGAATATGTCGTGACCCAAATCTGGAGTAGCCTGAAAAAAACCAAGTTACctcaaaattgtttgttttttcaacaagagCTCAAaacttattgattttattttctagtaaatttgattgtttattttgtatttaaatgctacacaatagtaattgtatatgtgTGAAGTATCACAGCCTAGAAACTTGTCTAGGTAAAGCCACATTTTCAAAAACTCGCTAATTCTCTTGTTTTGAGAtaatttctatttaaaaaaaatcaggtGTCAAAGTAATTGCTTTgtaattaatattttgtttgcaGTCATAAAAGCGCTACATGCTGTGTAGCATTCAAAGCCTTTGGTCATGAgatttacaaattaattttCTGTAGAAAATTTATATTGTAAACCACTGATAAAGAATCTTGTTTGgagaaaatttgtaaaaaaaacttggATTATAATCCAATATTAACTGAATACAATTTTacttaaatattgtattttcgTATTTGTTAATTTCATCAAAAGCCTAAGAAGCAACGTCGATATCGAATGAAGAATTTTGTGGAAGATGAAGCCGAGGTGAGTGATGATGGAGTCGATGTTTCATCggatgaagatgaagaattaacTGAAGATCTTGAGGAAATGAGAAATTTTATGAATGATGCTACAGTATTAACTCAGCATGTCGCTGCCGATGgtgagatttttttttctttttgctcaGTTTGAAGGGAGGAGTGAACAGTCTCGGTAGACAGGTTGAATGGATTTGAAACAGTTTTAATGGCTCATAAGTTGTAGCTATTTTAGTTAGAATGATTTATATTCTCATATAGGACTATAATGAAATCTATCTATCTGCTTGGTTGGTGCTCAGTTTAAATATAACAATGAAACGGACGCTGCAATTAGTATACAGCAGTACACGAAATTAAGGTTCCAATTGCATTCCTATGCAAAATCTCCTCCAAATATATCTGCTCAGGCCGGGTGTATGATTAGTTGGGAATGGGATATATctcatttcatttatatatgCCCGCTAAATATATTTGAACGAACCAACAAGGATAAAGATTTGtggattttcaaaatttggtcCGAGTTACAtggtattaataatatttaaaaacagcGAATTTTAAGAATCAAGATCACAGGAGTTTGTATTCATATTTCaatgaatttatcaaaattctTGCGGAATTTATGGTTATGCAATACTGAAATAGTTGCTAAAAAATACTTAAAATTTTAGTATTCATTTCGTTGATGTGTTTTAACCAGATATTGTTCTTTTAGGAAACCAGAAACagcaatatattttaatttgtttgttATTTGTAGTATTATTTGTTTGCATCATCCAGAAAGTACCATTGATGAGCATGCTATGTATTTACAATCAAAGCCTGATTTCTTTGGGGAACCTTCTAAATTTGAAAGTCACAATGGAAAATTCAAACTTGCTTATGGAGTTGGACAAAGATTGGATGTTTTTTCACAGGTGAAATCTCATTTCATGACGTGTGAATGATATTCAAAGgactatttaaaattatttgttggAGTTATGCGAGGAACTATGCATATTTCATGGATGCTGTAGTGagaataaagatgactattTTATTAGATTTGAGACTTTGTATTTCTTTGTATTTCGTAGTTAGAATGGAATATGCTTGTTTGAACAATTCTGACGAACGTTATATTACTGAAAAATGTTTTCGTCgttgtgcagcaagactctagCATCACATAGAACCCTGTTTGAAATTtgtgaatatcaataattttctcactaattcaaaattttgtgaatatatGGAAGTCAAATTTGGAGTTTTGGCTGTTTCACATACATCATCATCATCAGATTATGATGCGAGAAAAAAACCACGAACCCCTTAATTCTATTAAATACTGTTATTCTGTTAAGAATTTGGATTACCGATCGCCTTCATTTAGGACAGGACAAATTTAGAGGGGTTGGGATATACCTGTACTAAAAAATATTcttcaacatttttcaaatacaacAGGATTTATGAAACTGATATACTGTATTGTAATCTTGTggtataaaactttttttttttggtacaAAATAGGCTGAGTAATTTTGTgcaataatatttcaacttctttGGCACTAAAGATTTAAACCAATTTTTAAACCAATTAATTTGGGGGCAAATCGACTGGTGCTCAAACAGCAGCATCAAACAATCCTGTTCTTCGCATCTGCTTTTTAAAATCATCTTATCGATGGaagataaacaaaaaaattcttgaaattTACTCTACAATATGACCTATTTGCAGGAAGTTCCAGATGATGTTTCAGGATATGAAGAAGATAGTTTTGTTTGTGATGAAATAGAGCATGATGACAATACTGATCTTGGAGAAATAACTTTGTTAGAAAATCCCAGCAATATGTCTAAACAAAGAGTAACAAGGAGACAGGTAGTGaaaatcagtattttatattgttaatCAATTTACTGGAGATTATGGTAGAAAAATGTTGACTGTGACTCACTCTAATATATAACACAGGGGTGAAGCATTATTTAATTTAGATGTACTTTATAGTTAGTTGCTCACTATATTGAAGCAATTTTCCGTGTTAcaggaaaatataaataagtCTTGGTTTACACCATAAAATAAATCATGGTAATATTTCAATGCATATCGCATTTTCCTGTCGAGTGATATTTGTTTGCTGGGTTATGCTCCActggccgcctgttgcacatcctcgttataaactatataaaagGGGGAGCCCTAAAGAATCACTAACTCGGGTAGAGCTGAAACTGATAAAATGAGGAAACAAATGCTGTTGGCTGTAGAATACTTGAAAAGTCCAAATTCAGCTTGTTGAGTAGCTGGGGCCTACTCTATGACTGACCATTCCGGTAAAATTTGTTCTATTTACCTTAATGGGGTTTTGATGTTTTATATGGCTTTTGGTATTGCGGTTAAATGcaatagatattttaattggTAGATTTTCAAAAGAtcacaaatttatttccatttctCATAATTGCAGGCTGAATTGAACAGACTCAGAAAAATGAATTACGATGCTAAACCTGTTTCACCTGTAGTTAGTAAATTGAAAAAGCAATTTCCTAATAAAAACAAGCAATCAAGAAAACGAATTGTATATATGGACGATTCTACAGACAGTATTGAAAGTGGGAACACATCTTTGCAACGACAAAACGACACCGCCGAACGAAGTTCAAATATTTCTTCTGGAACTTGGTCGTGTCCAGCCTGTACTTTAGAAAATTCATCAACTTTACAAATCTGCAAATTGTGTGATTCAGAAAAGCCAAATCATTCCGGTGTAAAAGACACGAAATTATATATGTGGGCATGTGATTTATGCACATATGTGAACAGAGGCCCACATACTGTATGTGACATGTGTGACGCTAAATATGTTGAACCTACATCAATGGAAAAATGTTCTACATcgaaaaatgttcaaaaaatcGTTAATCTTAGTGGGAATTGTTCATATAATCAAAATACGAATTTGCAGAAaaatttttgtgataaaaataatcatatgcTAAATAAAGTGCAATCTAGCGATACTTCAAAAATCAAGAGTCCTGTTATGAAGAGTTCATTTCATCAACGCTCATTGGCTGATGCTGTTCATAAAGAAGTTTCTGAAGAAGATCGAAATTCGGATCCCCGTTCTGAGGATGTTTCCTGTGATATCATATCAGCTACCCCACAACCTCAACGTAAAATGGAATTCAAGAAAAGGCCAAATGCAACAATAAAAGGTAAATCCTGTTATGACATTTGTAACAGagaataaaaaatactttttggacacaaagtggGCCTATAaattgttatgttgttgttgttagtattcttctttattttgttgtgaaaaaattgctCTTCTCTTTATTATTAACTACTGGATCAATAACTTTgaagtggttgaagattgttgttgtcgctagaaggctattttcTTTATTCATTTCCAAAATTTCCGTGGTCACTATCGGATTCGTTTTTATGTGTGCGATGATGTCATCAATTAAAAAAGTGCACACCTTGTGGTGGTTACGTGTGTGCAATTGTCACTATGTGGGGATCAAGCGAAGTCAGGATGGCTTAACGGAAGTTTTCATATACCTAACAGAGGTTTGaaaaacagttttattttttgttttatttagatACGACTCTCAAACTCTCTACCTCCTCGTCACAAAGTTCTCAAACTTCCGTAACATCATCGTTAGGTGGTATTGATAGAGAAGAACGATTGAGAAGATGTCGACAAAAACAACTAGAATTCAGAGCGAGGATGGTAAGTTTTAAAGATATTTAGGTTCAACTAATTGCTAATtgctattttgaaatatataatcgTTTATTTACTTCAGCTTTATGTAATTCGTTTTTTGtatgtgatgacgtcatcaaaattaaaaatttcgtaCTTTGTGGCGGTTCTGCGTGCAAAATTTGTGCTTTTTGAGATCTGGTGGTTAGTCGAAGTTGGGAAGAGGATGGTACCGTACCGATACTTTGAAAGACTAGATACCCgcactacttcgttttggcgtttgtgtccatatatttgagcagtAGCCTACATTATTTCATTACATAGtacttgaaagttttgctttactTTTCAAAACTAGCCCCTTGTATTTTACTGGAATGTTCTTAGGTTAcattttattgcttttattcTTAGGAGAAACGGCGTTCAATTCAGAGCAGCGGGGAACAGAAAGGTATCTTTCTATTAAACTTGTTAGCAAATAGTTCAACTTTAGGACTAGTTTTGCTTACACTTATTCTTGAAAGTGTCCATATTGTTGTTTTCGAACAAAATTTGCCTCATTGTTGTTAGATGTGCTCAGCAAACTTCTTTGTGTTCAAATATTTCACCTTTGCTTTCTTGTTAGAGgagcatttttcatttttttattatttcaatcatTCCTTTACCTCCAGCTCCAATATCAAGTTCAGCGTCATCAGATTTATCTAAAACGACACCAGGGAGAACAACAAGCTCCATTCTTTCTTCAAGCAAAACTAGTTTACAATTTGATTCGTCACAATCATCTCGATCTGATTTGATCAATTCCTCACTCAATAGAATGACAAGTGAACCAACGAATTCAGGTAGAAAATCAAAATGTTATTTCAAGAATGTGGAAAAGATTGAAGATATATAGCAGTTGTTTCCAACTTTTGTGATGGAGTAGAACCCTCATGAAACATTCTGGTCGCTCATGAAAACCCTGCACAATAGTTTCATCGTCTTTCATTATCTGAATtgattaaattataaaaaagtataaaagcaaacctaatactggcaaaaTATAATGGTTTTTGAATTGTATCATGTCAATCCTAATAGggtatatttgattatattcaaacaatatacatatattaatatagacACTAGGTTTTGAGTAGAAACTATTGGTACCCCTGGACCCTGCTGATGGAGCCTctgttgaaaaccactgatataTAATGATAGTTGGCAATAGTTGCAAAAGATTGCATAttcgtactacttcgttttggctgtCATCTCCATATTTTTCAGCATCTCGTTTATATGattgatattttcatattttataatattttttataaggTTTACATGTctaattttcagttttaatcttaaatattttttgtttgtttttagaCAAACTGGTTGTTTTAGTTGATAGTAAAGAACTCAGCAGTAGTCAACCTATTATTACAACATTAAGATGTAAACACAAAGTATACACCGTTGTTGCTTCATTACCTCACTGTGACTATATTGTTGGTAGAGGGTGAGTTGATTTATTTGTCACTCCTGTATTGTCTGATTTAGCTAGCTAAAGAAAAGCATTGTGGCGAAGACAAATTTTGTTTAGCAGTTCTTACATTCCAAATTCAATTATGGTGGCTCATAGGAATTGCATCTTCCTGTGAGACTGAATCTACACGAACACAATTTATTACATGCATTACTGAATGAGGTGATCAGCGAATGGCCTAAAAATTGATGTGAATTGGAAGAAAGTTCAAATTGTCAGTTTAGCTTTTCAGTGTCATGCTCTGGTGACCGCAATTACAAATTGGTATGGCTGGCCAACATGATGATGCAAAGCTTTTTGAAGGAATTAGGCAAAATTCTACAAGGGCTTAACTTAACAATAGGTTGTGGTTAGATGTTGTATCAGTTCTCTGAAAAATCATACACAGAGTTCCTTCTGCTTTACGGTGTTTTAACAATGGTTTCACacatgggcaaaattttttacaTCGTTAAACACATACCGGTAATTTATGTGAAGTTCCAattattgaatcaaatattgcccaaataaaaacatttattgtTCTAGTGAAACACTATGCCAAACAACATAATATGTGAATaatgtgatatatttttattatttccctACAGAACAGCTGTTGAAAGAAAGATGGTGTCAGACTTATCACAGGTATCTGGTCGACAGAAAATAATTTCCCGATTTCAACAGTTGAATAGAAATTACGATAGAGTTTATCTTATAATCGAGCAAGATTGCATTAAAAAAGGTATGCTATATGATAAAGACATTACAGTCATTCATATTTTGATCTATATAAATGTGAAATTCCTTGTGTCTATTGGCGCATTCATGATGTTGGTGCAATTACTAGAAGCATATACTTTCCACTATAGCAGCCtatcattaaaataattttgataaattctcCCTCCCACTGCTAGCGTGGAATTCTTTCTTTGGAACTATATGCTTGACTGGTCCTTCGTTTAAATGTTTGTTTCGCATTTTGGGGGGCATACAGTAACTTTTGTACTTTTCATTAACTCGTCCTTCACAATTTGACATTGTACATACACatggttttgttattatgttgttgttgctcATCTTGTTTGTATTCTTTTTCTTCctgtgaaaaaatcgcttttcttatGGACTACTTGACCAATTGCCTTAagttttcagtggttaaagattgttgttgtcgcttaaaggcttttacttttatttatttcaaaacttacTACTGATATGATACGTCCAATATCTGTTTTTTGTGTTCAGGAGATATGTCGGGTGGTAGAGTACAGCATTCATCATATTATGTATCAACTGTGTGTTCTTTGTCACAAGCCAATGTACGAATTTTATACAGTGATAACCAGGTTGGTTCTACACAAATCAATTTCTCTCAAAAGAATTTTGAATGTCAAGCATAGGAGTGTTGATTGCAATTAAGACTGAGTTTGAATAATATCGTTATTATATTGGTATTGATATACTGCTCAGCTTTGCTTACCTGAAATTCTAGTGCttgtttttagttttttcaatttaatttttacatGTGGGATTGATTACTTGAATAAGTTTTTCATAGAAGATAGAAACTAGTTATGTATGTTAGGGTTTAAAATACCAGTATGTCAACTACACCTATTACCTGTATTATGCAAAACGATCATTACATTTTCTTCTGTTGTAATGAACATACATGAATTGTATAATGTATGTTCATCACAACAGAAAAAAATCCCTCATTGATTTGGCATAAAGTGACATCATTTGTAAGGATCGTTTTGCATAATACAGGAAAAATGTGTCTACAATTGACATCCCTTGTGTGATTTCCAGCTTTGTTGTTCCCTTATTGTTTTCAATGTCTTGTCTTTTTACGTCATCATCTTTCAATCATTGTATTCGAATAGAATGAAACTGCTGATCTTCTCCATATGCTTTCAACACGAGAAAAGAATTTAAAAAGGCCGGTAGAATTCGATGCTGCGGAGAAAGCTAATGACGCAAAATTTCGGTAAGTTCTGATAGGTGGAATATGttggtttgtatttaattaTGGAatggaaaataatttaaaatatataataagtgTATTAAAAAAACtactataattttatatttatagtaACATCAAGTAACACAAGTTTAGTTTGATTATTCcagttgttattattttttaagaTTCAAATCATTCTTTTTAGAACTGTACTGCGATTGTATTCATCCATTCCGAAAGTGTCTTTTGTGTCTGCTTTATATATGtgtctaaattttaaaaatttcaaagaagtGGCAGCAAGGTTGGTTGAACATTTCATATTCCTTGTTTTAACTTCTAATAGTAATAGAGGTAAAGGTGTTTCTCACACTTGTTTTTTTGTAACActaattttaatttcttttgttcaAATTCAATTCAAGTGAGGTTTTGAGGTGTGTGTGTTGTGCCGTTTGGATTCCATACTTGAATATTTCATTGTGCTGATTCAAATGGGtgtattttattcttttttttctagTCACATACACACACAATGTGATGATCAAATGATCACGCAATGATCAAATCCTTGAATATTTCTATTATTACTTTTGCTATCTTATACTTTTTATACTCTCCTATCTTATTCATACACAGCTCGGTTGAGAAGTTGATACAAAAAGCTCATTTGTCGACATGCTCTGCCGCTGAAGTTTATAATTTCTGTAGAAGAAATTTTGATTTACAAATGACGCCATCAAGATGATTTTGTTCtattttcttattattatataaatattttcatatcatGATTTGTTGACATATTTGTTACATGTTGACATGCATCACAGCAATAGACGATTTAGTGTGGCTGTGCAGATATAAGTCAGCTTTGGCAACAATGACCACGAATGATTTTGTGTAGAATGAAATGTcatgattttttttctaaataaaaactGCCAATTTCTTTGTGAAAATTGTGTATTTGCATGTTTTAAAAAGATTTAGATTTTCTCTATTATGGGTGTGGCGGgaaagtaatgaaaaattaaaaaaaaaaaagcttgcACTGGGCGTTACAGAGTTTAAGATCATGCACACACAGATTACTACAGTTTGCATGTTGTTTTAGATTGAGGCGAAATATCACTAGTCCGTCTGGGCTTCTAAAATTGATTTTCACAGTGTTGCACATTAGTTGGAGCGAAGAATTTCTAGGTTAGTTGTGTTGCAAGGGTCTTCGATCAGGATGAACCATGCCTGATGTAATTCCAAAGGGTTTAGATTTAGTATCAATAAACTGGGCTCAGGAGGTGTGACGAACCGTGTTAGGCGTTAGGAATGCGCTCGCCATGGCACACCTGCTTGGATGATCATTATGTGGATGGATGGTTCACGAAACCGCTGGTTGGTTTCAGCTTTCTCCGTCATCAGATCAAGTCCGTGCATCTACGACGATTAACTGGCTGACCAATccatcccatacccgacatggagtCGATGGACTTGTGCCGTGTTGCCATATCAATGAGAAAATATACGTCCTCATTGGTCATATAAATAactcgtcttatcggctttcctctccccccagataaaatttgtaaatcttatcctaggCATTCAAAGGAGAATGTCGTGCGCAACTGTTGCCAAGACGACTACGCTTACCGAAATGGTCGGTTGCCCACATTGTTCTGTTCAACGATTTCAAAGCGTGATATGATGGGTGGGCGGTATTTACATATGAGTTAGCCCATACGGGAATATAGGAGTGGCCCGGCTAATTTATATGTTTAGAGTCAAATACTCGCGTGTATGATTTTCATAAGGGAAGGAAGTTAAAATGAGTGCGATGCCATAAGCCGGAAGTCTTGTATTGTATTATTGCTGTATTGTATCAATGTTCATAGTCATCCTCTGCAGGCTACTCCGTTTAGGCAGTTTCAAtgattgtgaaatatttgaatgact contains:
- the LOC120330877 gene encoding uncharacterized protein LOC120330877 isoform X1, whose protein sequence is MSKNHNVKQKTLFQAWNKKDPSKQTKNNNTKFSKTKYNKFDDGKVFNAQQVVDMECIDAIDLTDDDLIEAAELMESTIALPGHSNMNQNEVEYIDGFENSLGHIWIYPTNYPIREYQFSIVKSSLMKNTLVSLPTGLGKTFIAAVVMYNFYRWYPQGKIVFMAPTKPLVSQQIEACYKIMGIPLQDQAEITGMTTSVHKREALWNSKRVFFLTPQVINNDLARGVCPALEIKCVVIDEAHKAQGKHAYCQVINQLASCSRNFRVLALSATPGTDVKSVQQVITNLLISHIEIRSEDSIDIQSFSHQRKVEKVVCKLDETMTKMKDNYLKVIEIFTKSLVNRRALFDRETSSYSKYGLLMARDQFRKDPPSGLNKYEMGSVEGDFATCISLFHGLELLQQHGMRSFFIFLKAMMEGDKGNMRAKSVLGANALFREMYQNLTNMFGESPNPTVLLTQAGQTQQSLQKGLPSAQPYVYSHPKMKKLEEVVLNHFKDFTKSHGDDSTRVMVFCQYRDSVQEITELLQNHRPLVRPMQFVGHSTASGKIAKFTQKDQLMVVSKFREGGYNTLISTCVGEEGLDIGDVDLIVCFDAHKSPIRLVQRMGRTGRKRKGRIVMLVTEGKEERDYNSSLSNRKSIQKAITGNSSRGLQFYQHNPRMVPQGLNPEVFKMFMTIEKKPEPTPAVSKFAKKKNARKTENLDISVMLKNVEARDPIFLNQEQIKEWNDMLKLNSKEKEMLKILPAGGRMMCLDKKKNPNSSSTKQPMLSLSEWTDWQTRFQSPSVSGHSSVTNNFVEIMEICDLVKQSDEKSFDGNIAPFLGGKYNKLKIGTEKKNILDSFLVPKEKPLKKITKQKIPDQKIEQKNLSPEMSTDTDFEPAPLKKIFPEKKNFKSKLLEFSVNNVSSESNSRDDTLTGIESILHDPESGSNTAVRNLNGTKIVSQGNTVVGDKPNDEDVEIDMMPDFDIGDWESNNNSRERVNENENRNINKKEEVLNEQKFEQITTFDSENQKICLAQESGINVQCASECPESNENSLLMKLIDNLSAIPTETPVLRPINKNQSRRNSIEIDLQTPSSFSSIDLDSMDEFDNSDFEDCETKLKNQVKPLKRACFALRDDDNENNTIDDSLMLENKENTKKAVNTVLTETEAKLEDNFNEDVTHSAEYKTDCDVIQNSNEPVDRTRSSLIPTSSKNNSISKNEMTTDADVHTIQNSINQTKKAPDKQATFNTSADMFDAEFDVNFDFGSFDDFENSHESFTEKSPVLKTKRRSSNNFNPKSSPEIISIKPEQKMETSLAHVTLTQRVENRALFADLPKCQSDVNIPVAEVKPQRSSSFINLETNDYQNAIPTTTEHVQVPTRIEGNGNPGMGYSDDDTLQEQIQQPNDSLKRKREFNDDNNNSTFRKRQRKISNGSSFVEFKSPKFETPKTLRSSEDSEESPICIRKKRTNKLLFSPESELSQLVFTPNDKQDPDEHKLNLLRNLHPKESPIIAAQRNIKKMTTNKHSTPKCPKFSNDEKDSSDDAFVGNNNNPKKQRRYRMKNFVEDEAEVSDDGVDVSSDEDEELTEDLEEMRNFMNDATVLTQHVAADESTIDEHAMYLQSKPDFFGEPSKFESHNGKFKLAYGVGQRLDVFSQEVPDDVSGYEEDSFVCDEIEHDDNTDLGEITLLENPSNMSKQRVTRRQAELNRLRKMNYDAKPVSPVVSKLKKQFPNKNKQSRKRIVYMDDSTDSIESGNTSLQRQNDTAERSSNISSGTWSCPACTLENSSTLQICKLCDSEKPNHSGVKDTKLYMWACDLCTYVNRGPHTVCDMCDAKYVEPTSMEKCSTSKNVQKIVNLSGNCSYNQNTNLQKNFCDKNNHMLNKVQSSDTSKIKSPVMKSSFHQRSLADAVHKEVSEEDRNSDPRSEDVSCDIISATPQPQRKMEFKKRPNATIKDTTLKLSTSSSQSSQTSVTSSLGGIDREERLRRCRQKQLEFRARMEKRRSIQSSGEQKAPISSSASSDLSKTTPGRTTSSILSSSKTSLQFDSSQSSRSDLINSSLNRMTSEPTNSDKLVVLVDSKELSSSQPIITTLRCKHKVYTVVASLPHCDYIVGRGTAVERKMVSDLSQVSGRQKIISRFQQLNRNYDRVYLIIEQDCIKKGDMSGGRVQHSSYYVSTVCSLSQANVRILYSDNQNETADLLHMLSTREKNLKRPVEFDAAEKANDAKFRTVLRLYSSIPKVSFVSALYMCLNFKNFKEVAASSVEKLIQKAHLSTCSAAEVYNFCRRNFDLQMTPSR